A portion of the Parasedimentitalea marina genome contains these proteins:
- a CDS encoding NnrT protein: MKDAWSIPKLTLVLYPFGAGAAAVNVFFASLITSWIGWPVLSPLASIVIGLVLGLPLTYAYACHIHKLMQK, from the coding sequence ATGAAGGACGCGTGGAGCATACCCAAGCTGACGCTTGTGCTTTACCCCTTTGGTGCGGGCGCGGCGGCGGTGAATGTGTTCTTTGCCTCGCTGATCACATCCTGGATCGGTTGGCCGGTCCTGTCACCGCTGGCCTCTATTGTCATCGGATTGGTACTGGGCCTGCCGCTGACTTATGCCTATGCGTGCCACATTCACAAGCTGATGCAGAAATAA
- a CDS encoding c-type cytochrome encodes MSEILTKSRARNIFYGGSLFFVAIFGVLSVQSHRYVVTSSTAGMPLSEAVVLGKHVWERNSCINCHTLHGEGAYFAPELGNVMTRWDTLDDAEGAYEILDGWMQAQPSGVEGRRQMPFFELTEEETRGLAEFLRWADQTDTQGWPPNDAG; translated from the coding sequence ATGTCAGAGATCCTAACGAAGTCCCGGGCCCGCAATATCTTTTATGGAGGATCGCTGTTCTTCGTGGCGATTTTTGGGGTCCTGTCTGTTCAAAGTCACCGCTATGTGGTGACGAGTTCCACCGCCGGAATGCCGCTGAGTGAGGCGGTTGTTCTGGGCAAACATGTCTGGGAGCGCAACAGCTGTATCAACTGTCATACGCTGCACGGGGAGGGGGCGTATTTTGCCCCTGAGCTGGGCAATGTGATGACCCGTTGGGACACGCTGGATGACGCCGAAGGTGCCTATGAGATCCTTGATGGCTGGATGCAGGCGCAGCCCAGCGGCGTTGAGGGGCGGCGCCAGATGCCATTTTTTGAACTGACCGAAGAAGAAACCCGCGGACTGGCGGAATTTCTGCGTTGGGCCGACCAAACCGACACACAGGGCTGGCCGCCCAATGATGCGGGTTAA
- a CDS encoding putative quinol monooxygenase produces the protein MSIVHVIAIITAKPGQREAVLEIFDANVPAVLAEDGCIAYEATIDTENAGPMQTEFGPDTFVVVEKWDSMAALGAHAASAHMAAYSARTKDMLAGRAIHILSPT, from the coding sequence ATGTCTATCGTCCATGTGATTGCCATCATCACCGCCAAACCGGGTCAACGAGAGGCGGTTTTGGAAATTTTTGACGCCAATGTCCCTGCGGTTTTGGCAGAGGATGGCTGCATTGCCTATGAGGCAACAATCGACACTGAAAATGCCGGGCCGATGCAAACGGAATTTGGGCCGGACACCTTTGTTGTTGTCGAAAAATGGGACAGCATGGCAGCTCTTGGTGCCCATGCTGCCTCTGCTCACATGGCGGCCTACAGTGCGCGCACCAAAGACATGCTGGCAGGCCGCGCGATTCACATCCTGTCGCCCACTTAA
- a CDS encoding flagellin — protein MTSILTNNGAMVALQTLQSVNNDLTEAQNQISTGKKVGSASDNAAVWAISKTMESDVAGFEAISESLAVGEATVAVASAGAEQIVNTLTDIKELIVSAQSENVDHAKIQDDITKKSEQVAAIIAAAQFNGANLLATDIDGNSTTSMGVIASLDRVGPTGTPSATEISIDTVDFEANVDLVANLTAITDSTTAATALGEIEAFLSTAIDGAAALGSDSARLTDQGEFVSKLTDAMKLGVSSMTDTDMEEASARLKALQTQQSLAVQSLTIANSAPSTLSQLFR, from the coding sequence ATGACCAGCATTCTGACAAACAACGGCGCAATGGTTGCCTTGCAGACACTTCAGTCGGTGAACAACGATCTGACCGAAGCGCAGAACCAAATCTCGACCGGAAAAAAAGTTGGCTCCGCCAGCGACAACGCCGCTGTCTGGGCTATCTCGAAGACGATGGAATCTGATGTTGCAGGCTTTGAAGCAATCTCGGAAAGCCTGGCCGTGGGTGAAGCCACTGTAGCTGTTGCTTCAGCCGGTGCCGAGCAGATCGTGAACACACTGACTGACATCAAGGAACTTATCGTTTCCGCACAGTCCGAGAACGTCGATCATGCCAAAATCCAGGATGACATCACCAAGAAAAGTGAACAGGTTGCTGCCATCATCGCAGCAGCACAGTTTAACGGTGCCAACCTGCTGGCGACTGACATTGATGGCAATTCAACAACAAGCATGGGTGTAATTGCCTCTCTTGACCGCGTGGGTCCAACCGGCACCCCTTCGGCAACTGAAATCAGCATCGACACCGTCGATTTTGAAGCCAACGTTGACTTGGTTGCCAACTTGACTGCCATCACTGACAGCACCACCGCTGCAACTGCGTTGGGCGAAATCGAAGCCTTCCTGTCTACGGCTATCGATGGCGCTGCTGCACTGGGTTCTGACTCGGCTCGTTTGACCGATCAGGGTGAATTTGTCTCCAAGCTGACCGACGCCATGAAATTGGGTGTCAGCTCGATGACAGACACCGACATGGAAGAAGCATCGGCCCGCCTGAAGGCTCTGCAAACTCAGCAGTCACTGGCAGTCCAGTCGCTGACAATTGCCAACAGTGCACCGTCGACACTGTCGCAGCTGTTCCGCTAA
- a CDS encoding porin yields MNKKLAFNASAAALATAIASPAFAGPTYENDTGGSFTWYGQFDPSFQSYDDGTETYDRLVDNAGSNSRIGFRLSQAFGENTMTFHFETAFGLRSSDGVSQSSTGDALSWDRTNLRHVDLQYDTARFGKFSAGQGSMASDGIAGSDQSGTGVVAGVAVADPAGGYAFRTSAGALSSVNVGDVFTDYDGGRLGRVRYDSNSYNGFVFSASYGTDILKTSNDRETYDVAVRYNNNDLGDFALAAALGAAWTEETGTADKRDIVGSVALEHKPTGLSLALASGERDIAGSYGYAKLGYTADLTSLGATAFSVDYYDGSDMASTGDSAQSWGVAATQKIDNYNVEAYLAYREYAYEDTSTTYSDSSVIMAGARWKF; encoded by the coding sequence ATGAACAAGAAACTTGCATTTAACGCCAGTGCAGCTGCACTGGCCACCGCCATTGCGTCGCCAGCTTTCGCTGGGCCCACTTATGAAAACGACACCGGTGGCAGTTTTACCTGGTATGGTCAGTTTGACCCATCTTTCCAATCTTATGATGATGGCACCGAGACCTACGACCGCTTGGTCGATAACGCGGGGTCCAACTCCCGTATTGGCTTCCGTCTGTCACAGGCCTTCGGCGAGAACACCATGACGTTTCATTTTGAAACGGCCTTTGGTCTTCGCTCTTCTGACGGCGTCAGCCAGAGCTCGACAGGAGACGCTCTAAGCTGGGATCGTACCAATCTCCGTCATGTAGACTTGCAGTATGATACCGCTCGTTTTGGTAAGTTCTCGGCCGGTCAGGGTTCGATGGCGTCGGACGGTATTGCTGGCAGTGACCAGTCTGGTACCGGTGTTGTTGCCGGTGTTGCAGTTGCAGACCCAGCAGGCGGCTACGCGTTCCGGACTTCGGCTGGTGCGCTCAGCTCGGTCAATGTGGGTGATGTCTTCACCGACTATGACGGTGGGCGTCTTGGACGTGTGCGGTACGACTCCAATAGCTACAATGGGTTCGTATTCTCGGCCTCTTACGGTACCGATATTCTGAAGACCAGCAACGACCGCGAGACATATGACGTCGCTGTTCGGTATAACAACAATGACCTGGGCGACTTTGCTCTTGCTGCAGCCCTGGGTGCGGCATGGACCGAAGAAACCGGCACCGCAGACAAACGCGACATCGTCGGGTCGGTCGCGCTGGAGCATAAGCCAACCGGATTGTCGCTGGCGCTTGCATCAGGTGAACGCGATATTGCGGGCAGCTACGGCTATGCCAAGCTGGGTTACACAGCCGATCTGACTTCTCTCGGCGCAACCGCCTTTTCGGTCGATTACTATGACGGCTCGGATATGGCTTCGACCGGTGACTCAGCACAGTCCTGGGGCGTTGCTGCCACCCAGAAAATCGACAACTACAACGTCGAGGCCTATCTGGCCTACCGCGAGTACGCCTATGAAGACACCAGCACCACCTACAGTGACAGTAGCGTGATCATGGCGGGTGCGCGCTGGAAGTTCTAA
- the nirK gene encoding copper-containing nitrite reductase has product MLTRRATLMGAVAVATAPLAIKASASTEEVMDTSSAQAVDLSTLPRRKVKLVRPPFVHEHEQIATSGPTVVQFEMKIIEKEVQIADDAYLQAMTFNGSMPGPMMVVHEGDYVELTLYNPPENMFQHNIDFHAATGALGGGSLTLVNPGEKTVLRFKATRPGTFVYHCAPGGPMIPWHVVSGMAGAIMVLPRDGLKDHENKPVSYDRIYYIGENDFYIPKDENGEYMRFEDAGDSYGDTLEVMNKLIPSHVTFNGKVGGLTGDNALTAAQGEKVLFVHSQANRDSRPHLIGGHGDLVWEAGKFNNVPDRDLETWFIRGGSAGAALYEFLQPGVYAYVNHNLIEAVNLGATAHVLVEGEWNNDLMEQVVAPSEYDVMHEGKTALP; this is encoded by the coding sequence ATGCTGACACGAAGAGCCACATTGATGGGTGCCGTAGCAGTCGCAACCGCACCACTTGCAATCAAGGCTTCGGCTTCAACAGAAGAAGTCATGGACACTTCCTCTGCGCAGGCCGTTGATCTTAGCACACTTCCGCGCCGCAAGGTCAAATTGGTAAGACCACCGTTTGTACATGAGCACGAACAGATCGCGACAAGCGGTCCAACCGTTGTTCAGTTCGAAATGAAAATCATCGAGAAAGAAGTGCAGATTGCGGATGATGCCTATCTGCAGGCGATGACCTTTAATGGCTCTATGCCCGGCCCGATGATGGTGGTGCATGAAGGCGACTATGTCGAGTTGACCCTGTACAATCCGCCAGAGAACATGTTCCAGCATAATATCGATTTCCACGCTGCAACCGGTGCCCTGGGTGGCGGCTCGCTGACCCTGGTCAATCCGGGCGAAAAGACTGTGCTGCGCTTCAAGGCAACCCGTCCAGGGACCTTTGTCTATCACTGTGCGCCGGGTGGACCCATGATCCCATGGCACGTGGTGTCCGGAATGGCGGGTGCGATTATGGTGTTGCCACGCGATGGCTTGAAAGACCACGAAAACAAACCCGTCAGTTATGACCGCATTTACTACATCGGCGAGAATGACTTCTACATCCCCAAGGACGAAAACGGCGAATATATGCGCTTTGAGGATGCGGGCGACAGTTACGGCGACACACTGGAGGTGATGAACAAGCTGATCCCAAGTCACGTGACCTTCAACGGTAAAGTTGGCGGCCTGACTGGCGACAATGCGCTGACCGCTGCGCAGGGTGAGAAAGTGCTGTTTGTCCACTCGCAAGCCAACCGCGACAGTCGTCCACACCTGATCGGTGGCCATGGTGATCTGGTCTGGGAAGCTGGAAAATTCAACAATGTGCCGGATCGCGATCTGGAAACATGGTTCATTCGGGGCGGCTCTGCCGGGGCTGCATTGTACGAATTCCTGCAACCGGGCGTCTATGCTTACGTCAATCACAACTTGATCGAGGCGGTCAATCTTGGCGCCACCGCGCACGTCCTGGTCGAGGGTGAATGGAACAATGACTTGATGGAACAGGTCGTTGCCCCAAGCGAATATGACGTGATGCACGAGGGTAAGACTGCGCTGCCATAA
- a CDS encoding formylglycine-generating enzyme family protein, translating to MRAIVSFAALCATGAAITAAALMWWPETPQITDLPETVAIPAGSYNYRPSGDFRIGTRSVDPPSEQRSAGTGFEIMKYPVSEAQYALCVAAEACNPTATTGQADAAQIDISYVDATGFARWYSKMTRQTWRLPTDDEWVRAAGDRYVDSGLGISANETDPSKRWLANYRQMLTVRGDTDTEIHQRGHFGDNEFGVSDMAGNVWEWTESCFVNGQLSADGSEITEQTSYCGVRAVQGKHRAFIIDFVRDAKVGGCAAGIPPDYLGFRLVREG from the coding sequence ATGCGAGCCATTGTTTCTTTTGCTGCTCTCTGCGCAACCGGCGCTGCGATCACTGCGGCTGCTTTGATGTGGTGGCCCGAAACGCCACAGATAACTGACTTGCCGGAAACCGTGGCAATCCCGGCCGGGTCGTACAATTACCGTCCGTCAGGTGATTTCCGCATTGGCACCCGTTCGGTCGACCCACCAAGCGAGCAGCGCAGCGCCGGTACAGGTTTTGAAATCATGAAATACCCTGTCAGCGAGGCGCAATATGCGCTTTGTGTCGCCGCCGAGGCCTGCAATCCGACAGCCACGACTGGCCAGGCGGACGCCGCCCAGATCGATATCAGCTATGTGGACGCCACCGGGTTTGCGCGCTGGTATTCAAAAATGACACGGCAAACCTGGCGGTTGCCAACGGACGACGAATGGGTGCGCGCTGCGGGCGACCGATATGTGGATTCCGGGCTTGGCATCAGCGCCAATGAGACCGACCCCTCCAAACGCTGGCTGGCCAACTATCGCCAAATGCTGACGGTTCGGGGTGACACCGATACTGAAATCCACCAACGGGGGCATTTTGGCGATAACGAATTTGGTGTCTCGGACATGGCTGGCAATGTCTGGGAATGGACCGAAAGCTGCTTTGTGAATGGGCAGCTGTCTGCCGATGGCAGCGAAATCACCGAGCAAACCAGCTATTGCGGTGTGCGTGCAGTTCAGGGAAAGCACCGGGCTTTCATCATTGATTTTGTGCGGGATGCAAAAGTGGGCGGCTGCGCTGCTGGCATTCCTCCGGACTATCTTGGGTTTCGCCTGGTGCGCGAGGGATAA
- a CDS encoding exonuclease domain-containing protein, with protein MSGSLFSRTYRFVALDVETANGDSGSICQLGLAMVDHDGVIQTASFMIDPEVRFAPFNTQLHGIGPDTVAGQPRFGDVIEPLRDFLTRHVLVQHSQFDQKAIGAACRRYDLPNLSTRWLNSVQVARKAWPQLRGNGGHGLGNLQKVLRLNFKHHDAAEDSKAAAQVILLAEAELGFNFIE; from the coding sequence ATGAGCGGGTCGCTATTCTCGCGCACCTATCGGTTTGTGGCTTTAGATGTGGAAACAGCCAATGGCGACTCCGGCAGCATCTGCCAGTTGGGATTGGCAATGGTGGATCATGACGGTGTCATCCAGACCGCCAGCTTCATGATTGATCCAGAAGTCAGATTTGCACCTTTCAATACCCAGCTGCACGGCATTGGGCCCGACACGGTGGCGGGTCAGCCCAGATTCGGAGACGTCATTGAACCATTGCGCGATTTTCTGACACGACATGTGCTGGTTCAGCACAGCCAATTTGACCAAAAGGCGATCGGCGCCGCCTGTCGGCGGTACGATCTGCCGAATCTAAGCACCCGCTGGCTTAATTCAGTGCAGGTTGCCCGCAAAGCCTGGCCTCAACTGCGTGGAAATGGCGGGCATGGGCTGGGCAACCTACAAAAAGTGTTAAGATTGAACTTCAAACATCACGACGCAGCCGAGGATTCAAAGGCTGCAGCGCAAGTAATTTTGCTGGCCGAGGCCGAATTAGGTTTCAATTTTATCGAATAG
- a CDS encoding pseudoazurin gives MFAKLTVLTAAAALFASVAVAENFEILMLNKGEEGAMVFEPAFVAAQPGDTITFIPTDKGHNAETIKGMFPEGFDKFKSKLGKEFSITLDLEGLYGIKCTPHYGMGMVALIQVGEPVNLELTEAVKLKGKAKKRFAPLFEQVTTELAAAN, from the coding sequence ATGTTTGCTAAACTCACCGTACTGACGGCCGCCGCGGCCCTGTTTGCCAGTGTTGCCGTCGCCGAAAACTTTGAAATTCTGATGCTCAACAAAGGAGAAGAAGGCGCTATGGTCTTTGAACCCGCGTTTGTTGCTGCACAGCCGGGCGACACCATTACGTTCATTCCAACCGACAAGGGCCACAATGCCGAAACCATCAAAGGCATGTTCCCGGAAGGGTTTGATAAATTCAAAAGTAAATTGGGTAAAGAGTTCTCGATCACTCTGGATCTGGAAGGTCTCTATGGCATCAAATGCACTCCGCACTACGGCATGGGCATGGTCGCCTTGATCCAAGTGGGCGAGCCAGTCAATCTGGAGCTGACAGAGGCCGTGAAACTAAAAGGCAAGGCCAAGAAACGGTTTGCCCCTCTGTTCGAACAAGTCACAACTGAGCTCGCGGCAGCGAACTAA
- a CDS encoding acyl-CoA synthetase: MQITSILRRAAQINPDGIATIFQERQQTWSQMLDRVARLAGALQGLGMGTGDRVALLSLNSDRFIEYFFASVWGGGAMMPMNIRWAPAECAYALNDAGAEILLVDDAFSEAAIAIKQLVPGLKTIVYCGDGDTPAGMENYESILAAAQPAADADRSGGDMAGIFYTGGTTGFPKGVMLSHTNFYVSGVSNAHDLNMRDGTIYLHAAPMFHIADLIWFTALTFMAGTHVVIPSFTPDGALDAIERHRPSQVLLVPVMLQMVLQSDKLASTDTSSLTQIIYGASPITESVLIDAFEKFPNVSFLQAFGQTELSPVATVLPTDYHVLEGPKAGKLRSAGRPTRVCEIRIVDEDMVEVTRGDVGQIAVKGPITMLGYWNKPEITAETIRDGWLLTGDAGYMDGEGFIFLMDRLKDMIVSGGENVFSAEVENALGQHPAVATSAVIGIPSDQWGESVHAIVILNPEATATTDELQAHCHQLIAGYKCPRSVEFRTEPLPLSGANKVLKTELRKPYWEGQERQIS, from the coding sequence ATGCAGATTACATCCATCCTAAGGCGGGCCGCTCAGATCAACCCTGATGGCATTGCCACGATCTTTCAGGAGCGGCAGCAAACCTGGAGCCAAATGCTGGACCGTGTCGCTCGGCTGGCTGGTGCTCTTCAAGGTCTGGGAATGGGCACCGGCGACCGCGTCGCGCTGTTGTCGCTGAACTCGGACCGGTTCATCGAGTATTTCTTTGCCAGCGTCTGGGGCGGTGGGGCGATGATGCCAATGAACATCCGTTGGGCGCCTGCCGAATGCGCCTATGCACTGAACGATGCGGGTGCCGAGATCTTGCTGGTGGATGACGCGTTCAGCGAGGCCGCCATTGCGATCAAACAGCTGGTACCGGGGCTGAAAACGATCGTTTACTGCGGTGACGGCGACACCCCTGCGGGCATGGAAAACTACGAGAGTATTCTGGCAGCGGCGCAGCCTGCAGCAGATGCCGACCGCAGTGGCGGTGACATGGCGGGTATCTTTTATACCGGCGGCACAACGGGATTTCCCAAAGGGGTGATGCTGTCGCACACGAATTTCTATGTCAGTGGCGTGTCCAATGCCCATGATTTAAACATGCGCGATGGTACAATTTACCTGCATGCCGCGCCGATGTTCCACATCGCGGATCTGATCTGGTTCACGGCTCTGACATTTATGGCCGGTACCCATGTGGTGATCCCGTCGTTCACCCCGGACGGGGCGCTGGATGCGATTGAACGGCACCGGCCCAGTCAGGTTCTACTCGTGCCGGTGATGCTGCAAATGGTGCTGCAAAGTGACAAGCTGGCCAGTACCGATACCTCGTCGCTGACCCAGATCATCTATGGCGCCTCGCCGATCACGGAATCGGTTCTGATCGACGCCTTTGAGAAGTTCCCGAATGTGTCCTTCCTGCAGGCGTTCGGTCAGACCGAGCTAAGCCCGGTGGCGACGGTCCTTCCCACTGATTATCACGTGCTGGAGGGGCCAAAGGCAGGCAAGTTACGCTCAGCTGGGCGTCCGACACGGGTCTGCGAGATCCGCATCGTGGACGAGGATATGGTCGAGGTGACGCGCGGCGATGTGGGGCAGATTGCGGTCAAGGGACCGATTACCATGCTGGGTTATTGGAACAAACCCGAGATCACCGCCGAGACCATCCGAGATGGCTGGCTGCTGACTGGCGATGCTGGGTATATGGATGGTGAGGGATTCATCTTTTTGATGGACCGGCTGAAAGATATGATCGTCTCGGGCGGTGAAAACGTGTTCTCGGCCGAGGTGGAAAATGCACTGGGTCAGCACCCGGCAGTGGCCACCAGTGCGGTGATTGGTATCCCCAGTGACCAATGGGGCGAGAGTGTTCATGCCATTGTAATCCTGAATCCCGAAGCCACAGCGACCACGGATGAACTGCAGGCGCATTGTCACCAACTGATCGCTGGCTACAAATGCCCAAGAAGTGTTGAGTTCCGCACCGAGCCGCTGCCGCTGTCGGGCGCCAACAAGGTGCTTAAGACCGAGCTGCGCAAACCCTATTGGGAAGGGCAGGAGCGTCAGATTTCCTGA
- a CDS encoding nitric oxide reductase activation protein NorD: MAIHPLDLMDPEEAVGNIWHDYVTKVGAQPSFPEVAVQLCDIRPSLVLLFRALGGDGSVEIGEVPAIRSHHRQSVTRKLGNRGELLFLPRFDGERLGLPPLMEAFPEAEMNRAAYFWLVALAATRPVLPVLEGCDCLKDHAQIEAMATASDLAYQRCPGLRATYQRMCSFILATRPKLMLPREEARLERAICDQLNSPEASPLDIPAPQQSPKTYLPYTPVPIWLTLSAPGSGADAGEEEEGDNAGPPPGAATTNRKMAAREDRDEANRKDSFIFHRFESILSWVESMNLNRMVDDDENEDAQKAADDQDKIILSKHDDKKAATRLRMHLDLAPADADHERLSGVFTYPEWDHRQRIYMPDHCRVLEAEADANAPQGLAPDPRMLRAVRRQFEALRPRRILRPRQVEGSELDLDALIAARVDLKADGTSSDRIYQSMRQIERDLSVGFLLDTSRSTEASVGDATVLDIARESLAALAGGIDASGDRLGIWGFSSLRRDRVFVKKCKDFDAPMSLQVTQKICGLTPCHYTRLGAAIRHTTAMLDQESSTRKLLLVLTDGKPNDLDHYEGIHGIEDSHMAVREARRLGHVVHGIVIDQDGQDWFARIFGRAGFTLLPDPTRLTRALPQIYRSLTQET; encoded by the coding sequence ATGGCCATTCACCCCCTTGATCTGATGGACCCGGAAGAAGCCGTTGGCAACATCTGGCACGATTACGTCACCAAAGTGGGGGCTCAGCCGAGCTTCCCCGAGGTGGCGGTGCAATTGTGTGATATCCGACCTAGCCTGGTCTTGTTGTTCCGCGCGCTTGGCGGCGATGGGTCTGTCGAGATTGGTGAGGTGCCTGCCATTCGCTCACACCACCGTCAATCGGTGACCCGCAAGCTGGGCAACCGGGGGGAATTGCTGTTCCTGCCGCGTTTTGACGGCGAACGACTGGGGCTGCCGCCACTGATGGAGGCCTTTCCCGAGGCTGAAATGAACCGGGCGGCCTATTTCTGGCTGGTTGCCCTGGCCGCGACACGGCCGGTCCTGCCAGTGCTTGAGGGCTGCGACTGCCTGAAGGATCACGCCCAGATCGAGGCCATGGCGACAGCCTCTGATCTGGCCTATCAACGCTGTCCGGGGTTGCGTGCCACCTATCAGCGCATGTGCAGCTTTATTCTGGCAACCCGACCGAAACTGATGCTGCCGCGCGAAGAGGCCCGGCTGGAACGCGCCATTTGTGATCAGCTCAACAGCCCCGAAGCCTCGCCACTCGATATTCCCGCGCCACAGCAGAGCCCCAAAACCTATCTGCCTTATACCCCCGTTCCGATCTGGCTGACGCTCTCGGCGCCCGGATCCGGGGCAGATGCAGGCGAGGAAGAAGAGGGGGATAACGCAGGCCCGCCGCCGGGTGCGGCCACCACCAATCGCAAGATGGCTGCGCGCGAAGACCGCGACGAGGCCAACCGCAAGGACAGCTTTATCTTCCACCGGTTTGAATCGATCCTGTCCTGGGTCGAAAGCATGAACCTGAACCGCATGGTGGACGACGACGAAAACGAGGACGCGCAAAAGGCGGCGGATGATCAGGATAAGATCATCCTGTCCAAGCATGACGACAAAAAAGCCGCCACCCGGTTGCGGATGCACCTGGATCTGGCCCCGGCGGACGCCGACCACGAGCGCCTGTCGGGCGTGTTCACATATCCTGAATGGGACCACCGCCAGCGCATCTACATGCCCGATCACTGCCGGGTGCTGGAGGCCGAGGCCGATGCTAACGCGCCGCAGGGATTGGCCCCGGATCCGCGCATGTTACGCGCCGTGCGCCGTCAGTTTGAGGCACTGCGCCCGCGCCGGATTCTGCGACCCCGTCAGGTCGAGGGCAGCGAGCTGGATCTGGATGCGCTGATCGCGGCGCGGGTGGACCTAAAGGCGGACGGCACCTCAAGCGATAGGATTTACCAAAGCATGCGCCAGATTGAGCGCGATCTCTCGGTGGGCTTTCTGCTCGACACCTCGCGCTCCACCGAGGCCTCGGTGGGGGATGCGACAGTGCTGGATATCGCCCGTGAAAGCCTGGCGGCACTGGCCGGTGGCATTGATGCCAGTGGCGATAGGCTGGGCATCTGGGGCTTTTCCTCGCTGCGCCGCGACCGGGTCTTTGTGAAGAAATGCAAAGACTTCGATGCGCCGATGTCGCTGCAGGTCACGCAGAAAATCTGCGGGCTGACCCCCTGCCACTATACAAGGCTCGGTGCCGCCATTCGTCACACAACCGCGATGCTGGATCAGGAAAGCTCAACCCGCAAACTGCTCTTGGTGCTGACCGACGGCAAGCCCAATGATCTGGACCACTACGAGGGCATCCACGGCATTGAAGACAGCCATATGGCGGTGCGTGAGGCCCGGCGTCTGGGTCATGTTGTGCACGGCATTGTCATAGATCAAGACGGCCAGGACTGGTTTGCGCGTATCTTCGGGCGGGCAGGGTTTACCCTGCTGCCGGACCCAACCCGCCTGACCCGTGCCCTGCCACAAATCTATCGATCCCTTACTCAGGAAACCTGA
- a CDS encoding protein NnrT, whose amino-acid sequence MTRLFAYAVMALLPAQVWAEAYNRPVPQAQSATAEFWFFIASLTLVAALISVAVLVHKR is encoded by the coding sequence ATGACCCGCTTATTCGCCTATGCTGTGATGGCCCTGCTACCAGCCCAGGTCTGGGCCGAGGCCTACAACCGCCCCGTCCCCCAAGCCCAAAGCGCCACCGCAGAGTTCTGGTTCTTCATCGCCTCCCTAACCCTCGTCGCAGCCCTCATCTCCGTCGCAGTCCTCGTCCATAAACGATGA